One segment of Pseudodesulfovibrio sp. 5S69 DNA contains the following:
- the flhB gene encoding flagellar biosynthesis protein FlhB, translating into MIGQDDPSKTERATEKRRKKQRDEGNVAKGQELPKVMSLLSGVLVLRFMIGFYNDQFTEIYRWTFLEAINFQVDKPMAYALFTWGIQKMALLVVPFMLVIAFVAFISMRLQVGPLWTTKPLEPKFSKLFNIMGGIKKLMLSPDALLKLAKSLLQAMAVAIAPYIVLRQELPNLLPLFHANVQGIIAFILTVGYKMVCYALVPMFIIAIADLFYERWNYEEQIKMTKDEIKDERKQAEGDPKVKQQQRQKMMEVMASRMFQDIPKADVVITNPTHYAIALQYDPLKAPAPLVLAKGVNKVAERIKEVARENSIPIEENKPLAQALYKQVEIGETIPEELFQAVAAILAKLEKFKRRR; encoded by the coding sequence ATGATCGGCCAGGATGATCCGAGTAAAACAGAAAGAGCCACCGAAAAACGGCGCAAGAAACAGCGCGACGAGGGCAACGTCGCCAAGGGGCAGGAGCTCCCCAAGGTCATGAGCCTGCTCTCCGGGGTTCTGGTCCTGCGCTTCATGATCGGCTTCTACAACGACCAGTTCACCGAAATCTACCGCTGGACCTTCCTTGAGGCCATCAACTTCCAGGTGGACAAGCCCATGGCCTACGCGCTGTTCACCTGGGGAATCCAGAAGATGGCCCTGCTGGTGGTGCCGTTCATGCTGGTCATCGCCTTCGTGGCCTTCATCTCCATGCGGTTGCAGGTCGGCCCCCTGTGGACCACCAAACCGCTGGAACCGAAGTTCAGCAAGCTCTTCAACATCATGGGCGGCATCAAGAAGCTCATGCTCAGCCCGGATGCCCTGCTCAAGCTGGCCAAGAGCCTGCTCCAGGCCATGGCCGTGGCCATCGCACCGTACATCGTCCTGAGGCAGGAACTGCCCAATCTGCTTCCCCTTTTCCACGCCAACGTCCAGGGCATCATCGCCTTCATCCTCACCGTGGGCTACAAGATGGTCTGCTACGCGCTGGTTCCCATGTTCATCATCGCCATTGCCGACCTCTTCTACGAGCGCTGGAACTACGAAGAACAGATCAAGATGACCAAGGACGAGATCAAGGACGAGCGCAAACAGGCCGAGGGTGATCCCAAGGTCAAGCAGCAACAGCGGCAGAAAATGATGGAAGTCATGGCCTCCCGCATGTTCCAGGACATCCCCAAGGCAGACGTGGTCATCACCAACCCGACCCACTACGCCATTGCCTTGCAGTACGACCCGCTCAAGGCCCCCGCCCCCCTGGTCCTGGCCAAAGGCGTGAACAAGGTTGCCGAACGAATCAAGGAAGTTGCGCGGGAAAATTCCATCCCCATCGAAGAAAACAAACCCTTGGCACAGGCTTTGTATAAACAGGTGGAGATCGGAGAAACCATCCCGGAGGAACTGTTTCAGGCCGTGGCCGCTATTCTGGCAAAGCTAGAGAAATTCAAGCGCCGCAGGTAG
- the fliR gene encoding flagellar biosynthetic protein FliR → MEIFGFTPSDMLSYFLTLFRLSVVLFLLPFFGGQTIPRIVKGALVLVLSMAFWPQLSFPASMMPTGWNIVIMFIGELLLGLILGMLVNFLFAAVQLGGQIIGFQMGFAMVNVVDPITGTSNAVSAHFLYMCTMLTFLVLNGHLYLLKAVGMTFQYIPPGTLLLQPELANDIFHFSNLMFTLAIKIAAPVMAALFLVDLSLALISRAAPQMHVLILGFPIKITVGFFFLSFIFSIMVLYVGDFLGGLNNMYENVMKFGTSVIP, encoded by the coding sequence ATGGAGATTTTCGGTTTCACCCCGAGCGACATGCTCAGCTATTTCCTGACACTGTTCCGCCTCAGTGTCGTGCTCTTCCTGCTGCCGTTTTTCGGGGGACAAACCATCCCCAGGATAGTCAAGGGCGCCTTGGTGCTGGTTTTGTCCATGGCGTTCTGGCCACAGCTTTCCTTCCCTGCGTCGATGATGCCCACGGGATGGAACATCGTCATCATGTTCATCGGCGAACTGCTCCTCGGCCTGATCCTCGGCATGCTCGTCAATTTTCTGTTCGCCGCCGTCCAACTGGGCGGCCAGATCATCGGTTTCCAGATGGGGTTCGCCATGGTCAACGTGGTCGATCCGATCACCGGCACCAGCAACGCGGTCTCGGCCCATTTCCTGTATATGTGCACCATGTTGACCTTCCTGGTCCTCAACGGTCACCTCTACCTGCTCAAGGCCGTGGGCATGACCTTCCAATACATCCCGCCGGGCACCCTGCTGCTCCAGCCCGAGCTGGCCAACGACATCTTTCATTTCTCGAATCTGATGTTCACCCTGGCCATCAAGATCGCGGCCCCGGTCATGGCCGCGCTGTTCCTGGTGGACCTCTCTCTGGCACTCATCTCCCGGGCCGCGCCCCAGATGCACGTGCTCATCCTCGGTTTCCCCATCAAGATCACCGTGGGCTTCTTCTTCCTCAGTTTCATCTTCTCCATCATGGTCCTGTACGTGGGCGACTTCCTGGGCGGGCTGAACAACATGTATGAAAACGTCATGAAGTTCGGAACTTCGGTTATTCCGTAG
- a CDS encoding peptidoglycan DD-metalloendopeptidase family protein: MLFRKYHIVVFKDKQGSCKKFQLRGWFIVFLFLMTVSMAAGNVILWKKYAEHSRIEQGLNIAEKTVQEQKTQLLSLSQKITSLQGNLNRIRDFDSKLRVMINLDQDGSQAAAPKGGPANENFSKGYLPLYRQELLARKMHEFLRQLNVEARLEEVRQQEIMHTLRSNQNILEATPSIWPTSGWVTSGFAWRTSPFTGKREFHKGLDISAPRGTPVYAPARGSVTFAGRDSSYGLSIRLKHNASLTTRFAHLNRIAIKSGQEVTRGELIGYVGNTGRSTGPHLHYEVRLNGVPVNPKRYILN, encoded by the coding sequence ATGCTTTTCCGAAAATATCATATAGTTGTCTTCAAAGACAAACAGGGGTCGTGCAAGAAATTCCAGCTCCGAGGCTGGTTTATCGTATTCCTTTTCCTCATGACCGTGTCCATGGCTGCGGGCAACGTCATCCTTTGGAAGAAGTATGCCGAGCACTCCCGCATCGAACAGGGCCTGAACATCGCGGAGAAGACCGTCCAGGAGCAGAAGACCCAGCTTTTGAGTCTCTCCCAGAAGATCACCTCCCTGCAGGGCAATCTGAACCGCATCCGCGACTTCGACTCCAAGCTGCGGGTCATGATCAACCTGGACCAGGACGGCAGCCAGGCCGCAGCCCCCAAGGGCGGGCCCGCCAACGAAAATTTCTCCAAGGGGTATCTGCCCCTCTACCGCCAGGAACTGCTCGCCCGCAAGATGCATGAGTTCCTGCGCCAGTTGAACGTGGAGGCGCGCCTCGAAGAGGTCCGTCAGCAGGAGATCATGCACACCCTGCGTTCCAACCAGAACATCCTCGAAGCCACCCCGTCCATCTGGCCCACGTCCGGCTGGGTGACCTCCGGCTTCGCCTGGCGCACCTCGCCCTTCACCGGCAAGCGCGAATTCCACAAGGGACTCGACATTTCCGCCCCCAGGGGCACCCCGGTATACGCCCCGGCACGAGGCTCCGTAACCTTTGCCGGACGCGACAGCTCCTACGGCCTTTCCATCCGCCTGAAACACAACGCCAGCCTGACCACCCGATTCGCGCACCTCAACCGCATCGCCATCAAGAGCGGTCAGGAGGTCACCCGCGGCGAGTTGATCGGCTACGTCGGCAATACGGGTCGTTCCACCGGCCCCCACCTCCACTACGAGGTCCGCCTGAACGGCGTACCGGTGAACCCCAAGCGGTACATCCTCAACTAA